The Hordeum vulgare subsp. vulgare chromosome 7H, MorexV3_pseudomolecules_assembly, whole genome shotgun sequence DNA window taaaagcttgaatttgaattcaccggagaaggggaaagtcattttattccctctcattcaaaagttttgaaaagtttcaaatttcacacaagtttcaatcactcagcaaacaaacaaacaatcaatctaataattatattaacattccaaaatttaaaattttaggaTGTTATACGAGCGGTCCAAGGTGAACATCGGCGGCAGCTCTGGATATCCAGCGTCGCCGCGGCATGGACATTGGAGCTGGACCGTCCCATCCCGCGCGTAGCTCCGCTAGGACTGCGCAGTCCGCATCGGCCTCGTGTCGTCTTCCCCCGCCGGTTGCTCCTCCACATGGACAAGGATGGGTGCTGGTGCCCGTGTCGCCGGCCCGCACGCGCAATCCGAAATCGGAGGCGCGCGTCGCCCGTCTTGAGAGGCAGCAGACAAGGGAGAGGGAAGCGGCAGAGCAATCCATGCATCATCCTCGCGTAATGTCGGCGAAGCCCGATGAGGACGTACGCCTCCTCGCATGGGTGTACCGCCGGTCCCTCACGATGGCGGATACGGACGCTCAGCGCCTCCGGCAGAAGAACGCCAAGGCGCTCCGGCTTGCTATTGAGCAGTCGGAGCGCGAGGCGAAGGAGGTAGCGACAGAGGCGGCTCGGATCACGAAGCTAAAGCGGGGACAAGACGGGGCAGTCCGCCGGATGAAGGGGCTCATCATCCTCTGTGACTccgacgacaaagacgacgataACTGCACCTCCTCCTCCCACGACCAAGACCCTCCCCAAGCCGTGGACGGCTATAGCTGGGCCGGCGAGCGAAAGGGTAAGGGCCCGATGAGGAAGTGGTGATCTtgccacacccccccccccccccccccccgcattgTTTATATAATTTTTAGTTGTAGAATATGAACTATGTCCGGGAAACTTaagatgatcttttgggtgatattTAATGTCCGTTTGCGTATTCTTTGCTTCCGATTTTGTTGTCTCATACTTAGATTGTTTGATATGGGATACATGGAAGCAGAGTATCAAATATGAGGGCCTGAGGCGTGTCCCGTCAATGCTTGCGGACGCGTTCCCGCGTTTTTGTGGATGTCTGTGGGACCGGATTTGCATGTTATGGTCATAAATGCTCTTAACAAAGAGACAGTTCCCTCAAGGTCATATAGCTAGGTAGCCACTGCAAGTGAAGTATCACTTGAGAAAGCTAGCCCAAGATGGACAAGAAATGCAGTAGAGAGGAGTCGAGCTGGCTGGCGGTGGAGGAGGCCTCGCCTTACACGGGGAAGAAGGCGTCCATCGGCAACCCCAGGCGATGGAGCTCCACGGCGAATGCCATGTTGGTGGCCTTGATCATGACGATTCCACCCATCCTTTTCATTTTCAGTGGTCACCTCGACGCGCCGGCGGTGTGGATCAAATCCACCGTGGCCGGCTTAGGAGCGCGAGCAGGTAATTGCAATCTGTTTTTACTGCTTGTGCAAGTACGTTTGGCGTGTGCTCGCCACTATATTTTTTATCAGATTGGTTCTTCATGCTAGCACGTAGTAGTCTTTTTTTGGTGTTACTTTGCCTCAAATTCTGATCTACCGTCTGCagaatcatccaagaaagacgtgcttcttggcgGCCTTCTCCTTCCAGGATTCGACGAGCAATCCTGCGCCAGCCGGTATCAGTCCGTCTACTACCGCAAGAACATGACCCGCTCGCCGACGCCGTATCTCATCAGCCGGCTGCGGCAGCAGGAGGCGCTGCAGCGGCGCTGCGGTCCGGGCACCGAGGCTTACCGGAGAGCCTCCGACAGGCTGAGATCAGGTGAAAAAGACGTCGGCACCGTCGACGGCTGCAGCTACCTCGTGCTGCTGTCTTACCGGGGCCTCGGCAACCGGATACTCGCCACGGCCTCCGCCTTCCTCTACGCCATGCTCACCGACCGCGTGCTGCTCGTCGACCGGGGAAAGACCACGGGCGACCTCTTCTGCGAGCCCTTCCCCGAGACGACGTGGCTGCTGCCCCTCGACTTCCCGCTCCAGGGCTACAAGGACCTCGGCGAGGACGCGGCGGAGAGCTACGGCAACGTGACGCTGCGCAACGAGACCGGCGATTCGTCGGAGCACCGCTTCGTGTACATGCACCTCGACCACGCCGCGTCTCTCTCGAGCAAGCTCGCGTACTGCGACGACCACCGGCAGTTCCTCCACCGGGTGCAGTGGGTGGTCATGAGGACGGACGGCTACATTGCGCCCAGCCTCTTCCTCAACCCGGCGTACCAGCAGGAGCTGGACCGGATGTTCCCCCGGAAAGACTCGGTGTTCTACATCATCTCGCGATATCTTCTCCACCCGACGAACGACGTCTGGGGCATGGTCACGCGGTTCTACAGCTCCTACCTCAAGAGCGCCGACGAGCGGCTGGGCATTCAGATCAGGGTCTTTGTTCAGGACGACAAGCCGGTCCAGCACATCCTGGACCAGATCCTGGCGTGCACCTCTCAAGAGCATCTCCTGCCGGGGGTGCTGCCGAGCGCCGGAGGATCAGGATCAGGAGGAGCACCACGCCCGCCGCCGACGGCCGGTGGGCGGTCCAAGGCCGTCCTCGTGACGGGCCTGAACGGGTGGTACCACGACAGCATCCGGGAGATGTACTGGCGGTCGGCGAGCGCGAACGGCGAGGTGGTGAGCGTGCACCAGCCGAGCCGGGAAGAGCACCAGCGTTTCTTCCACCGGATGCAAGACATGAAGGCGCTGGCCGAGATGTACCTGCTGAGCATGACCGACAAGATCGTCACCAGCGGCTGGTCGACGTTCGGATACGTCGGCGCCGCTCTGGGCGGGCTCACGCCATACATCATGATCAAGCCGGAGAACCACAAGGTGCCGGACCCGCCGTGCAAATGGGCAATGTCCATGGAGCCGTGTGCTCAGGGGCCGCCATACTTCGAGTGCACCAGAAAAGAAGTCGACAAAATCCTCGACACGGGTAATCTAGTGCCTCATGTCCGGGCTTGTGAAGACATGTCTTGGGGTCTGAAGCTCACTGAGCCGATCTCCGAGAAGGATGTGTAGAATTTTGGATCACAGTTTACAACATAGTATATCCTAGCTAGCTAGTTGTTTAATGTTTTCTGGAAGGATGTGGTAAAGAAAGAGCCGCAAATAAATAATGCAAAGCATGCTAATTTTTATGTGAGTCTTGCATCTTCAATGATTGTATGATACTTGTTGATAGATTTAGACATATAAGATTTTTGATGATATATCATGCAATAAATGAGAAAAGAAAgcaaggttgtatgtaaattaaccaacacctTATTCATCATCTCACATTCTATGGGCAAACTAGATACAATCTACTACCTATAAGTCCATATGCTCATGctgaaagaaaaagaatatgatgaacatgtgaggcaacattccacatcaaaaaatttgtttCATCATTTACCTATTCGAGGACGAACAAAAATTAAGCTTaatgatgctgatacgtctccagtttatctataatttttattattccatgtcgTTATATTATCCtgcctcctaggaggattgtaacaaactctatcttttcaatATAATGAACCGCAAAGGTCCTTTGCGCTTTCTCAAAAAAAAATgtcgttatattatcattctaaggTATTACCTTCTCATCCTATGGCCAATGACTAGTCTGATACAACGTAAGGGATTCTAATCCCTAGGGGCTCCTTAAGatattttgtgtgttaaaaaaaaCATAAGATGTTTTGTACACTCCGACAATACACGCTGAACTGGGCTTACGATCAAAACGTCAACCACAAAATGATAAGCAAACAAGCAAAAAAGAAATAATCAAATTGAAACCAAGACTTTCAAATCAATTAAAAATAAGCAAAGATCAAAAAATAAGAAATTAGAAATGTTTTAAATTTTACATTTAGGATCAGATGATAAATCAGAGAGATGCCCCAGTATCGTAACAAGCTTATTGGGGGCGGGCACCCCTCTCGTATAATTTAGCAAGCCTATACCACTCTCGTCATTTCCCTCCCCTGCATGAAGGATCATGCTATTGATGGTCGCATCCAGTCCcgttctaagagcatctccaacgacAGCGTAAAAAATTCGCGCCCAATAAATTTTTTAGTGTGTCACTGTAGCAGTTTTGAAGCGCGGGGAccggagcatctccaacagacgcgcgcTAGTGCGGCGCCCAATCCAGTCCGATCCAACGGTCCCATCTGCAGCCGCTCAGAGTTTGCTGCGCGCGCAAGCCGGCGTACCAAATATGCTGCGCGCGATAGCGTTTTTGAACGCGCGCCCAAAAGTTTTTAGCGCGCGCTACGTTTTTGCAGCTTCTGCTGGAGCAGTCCGGCGCCCAAAAAACGAATCTTTTAGCACGCGGAGCAGTTTTTgggcgcctgttggagatgctctaaaggcCGCGCGTCCACACGCTCCACTCCCTCCAATCGAGGTGGGACTAAGGAGTTGTTCGAAGTCCCTCTGCCTCAGTTTTTCGCTATTTTTTTAATAATACATTTTCGAAATTAAAATTGATAAATAATACACAATTTTCATTATTTACAAGAATAATACACCTTCGGTTGCAGCTAAGCCGATCGGCCGCAGCGTAGCCGATTGGAGCTACTCGGCCGCAGCGTGGCTGACTGAACCTGCTCGGCCACAGGGAAGCGACTGGAACTCTATCTTGCTGTAGCTAAGATGTATGCATTGTGTACCGTCTAGCTAGCTAACTGGTCGGCTGTAGCTCAGATGTGTACACTGCTTAGCTAGCTGGCCGGCCGGCTGCAGCTCGGAGGTGGCTCGGACTAAGATCCCACGCCTTGACAGAGCCGGGTCACGGCGTGCCTTGCCCCCTCTCATCCAGCGTTTAAATTAATCCCACGGCTAGCAGTGGTCACAGCCGGTCAATGGTTCCACGGCTACATCAGCTCACAGCAGCAGCTCACAACCAAGTCAAACCCACAAACCCAGCAATGATTCAGAGTTCAAGTTCAGAGCAAAACATTAGTTTAATATAAATATATATGCAATATTACAAGGCCAGTACCACAATACAGTTACGATTTGGCAAAGAACAACAGTTCCATTCAATTTAGCATACATCAAGCAAGACGGAAAACCTGACATTCAGGACATTGAGGTAAATGGTTCAGAAAAACAACAATAGCAGAAAATTGAACAGAGTGTTTTCTAGGCATGAATAAACTAATTTTCAAAGCATTTAATACATAAATTTATTCTTATATAATCATTCAAGTACACATAATTGAGCATT harbors:
- the LOC123411974 gene encoding galactoside 2-alpha-L-fucosyltransferase-like is translated as MDKKCSREESSWLAVEEASPYTGKKASIGNPRRWSSTANAMLVALIMTIPPILFIFSGHLDAPAVWIKSTVAGLGARAESSKKDVLLGGLLLPGFDEQSCASRYQSVYYRKNMTRSPTPYLISRLRQQEALQRRCGPGTEAYRRASDRLRSGEKDVGTVDGCSYLVLLSYRGLGNRILATASAFLYAMLTDRVLLVDRGKTTGDLFCEPFPETTWLLPLDFPLQGYKDLGEDAAESYGNVTLRNETGDSSEHRFVYMHLDHAASLSSKLAYCDDHRQFLHRVQWVVMRTDGYIAPSLFLNPAYQQELDRMFPRKDSVFYIISRYLLHPTNDVWGMVTRFYSSYLKSADERLGIQIRVFVQDDKPVQHILDQILACTSQEHLLPGVLPSAGGSGSGGAPRPPPTAGGRSKAVLVTGLNGWYHDSIREMYWRSASANGEVVSVHQPSREEHQRFFHRMQDMKALAEMYLLSMTDKIVTSGWSTFGYVGAALGGLTPYIMIKPENHKVPDPPCKWAMSMEPCAQGPPYFECTRKEVDKILDTGNLVPHVRACEDMSWGLKLTEPISEKDV